In Methanoregula sp., the sequence CTTCGCACAGAGAGCGAACGGACTGAACGGCAGAGTGGTCCAGAGACCCAGCAGAAGGGCTCCTGCTGCCGTGACCAGGATGGGGACCCGAAGTGCCCATCGAACCTCTGGCACAGGATATACACAGGGCCGGAAGAATGCCCGTATGATGATCGGGAGGAAATAGGCAAGGTTTAAGACACTCGCTCCCACCAGCACCAGAAGCATCCACCACTCGCCCACACTTCCGGCACCGATACCCGCGGAGAGGTAATATTTGGCGATAAAGCCTGCCATGGGTGGCAGCCCGACCAGACTCAGTACTGCAAGAGTGAATGCAGCAAACTCCCACGGCATCTTTCTGCCAATCCCGTCGAGCTCAGAGATCTTTGTCCTGCCGGTTTCCACTGCCACAGCACCGGCAACAAAAAACATGGTCAGCTTGCCGAATGCATGGGCGGTAAATGCATAGGTTGCACCAATAATTGCTGCAGCCCTTCCGAAATCAGAAACACCGGACAGTCCCGATGGCAGAAGGACTGCTGCACCCAGTATCATGTAGCTGAGCTGGCTGACGGTGGAGTACGCGAGCCGCAGCTTGAAGTCGTCCTGGAGCAATGCAAGGAGCGACCCGACAATGATCGTGATGACTGCAGCAGCGATTACGATGCCCCGGAGCCCGAGGTCTGCCATCAGATCCGGCCCGTAGAGGTAACACATCAGGCGCAGGAGACCGAAGACGCCGGCATTTACCACGGCAACCGCGTGGAGCAGCCCGCTAACCGGGGTCGGGGCAATCATGGCACTCGGCAGCCACCCGTGGAGTGGCACCAGCGCCGCCTTTACACCGAAGCCTGCCAGGAGGAGGAGGAACGCGATGCGGGCAAAATCGGGAGCGATTGTGGCAATGCCGGGGTTTCCGCCTGCAACAAAGTCGAGCGTGTTTCCCATGGCAAGAAGGATCATCATGCCGGCAAGGATTGCCACACCGCCGCTCTGGGTATAGATCAGGTATTTTCTCCCGGCCGCAAGCGATTCCTTTGTCTCCGCGTGCACCACCAGAGGATATGCAGCAATGGCAAGGATCTCGTAAAACACGAAGAGTGAGAAGAGGTTCGAAGACAGGGCGACTCCCATGACTGCCCCAATGGTTATGGCAAAACAGGTATAATACCGGGTCTGGGCGTGTTCTTTCAATCCCCGCATGTACCCAATATTATAGACGGTCGTTACGATCCAGAGCAGGGAAGCGACAGATGCAAACAGGAGGCCGAAGGCATCTGCAGCGAACTGCAGGGTCAGTCCGGGAAGTACCGGAAACGGCAGCGTGGATACGGGTTGTGCAAAAAACACTGAGGGGAGGCACAGTAAACAGATGATGAATGTCAGTACTGCGGAGAGGAGGGATCCGGCTTCACGGGCATCCGGCCGGTTACGCAGGAGCAGGACCGAGCAGGCACCAAAGAACGGCATGCCGACAAGAAGAATCAGCATCCACGGAAAAACGTCCATCACGGTTCACATCCCTTCAGTATCCGGGCAAGCGCAGCACAGTCGAAAGTCTTTGAGACTCTTTTTACCAGTATGACAAGGGCTAGCGCAACCCCGGCGATGACCGCCTCGATGGCAATAAGGGTGAACACCACAGCCTGCGAAACCCCCACATCGTTCGAGAGATACCCTGAGAGAATAAAGAGCAGGCTGACCGCTTTTCCAAGAAATTCGAGCCCTATCACCATTTTAATCAGGTGGTTGCGGGCTATCAGGCCTGCAAGCCCTGTGGCGAACAGTGCCCCTGCAACGATTATCAGAAATGGGGGGGCCGTGAGAATCATGGCCGCATCCCCCGCGATCTGTCGGGGCCAAGGAGCAACAGTATGGAAAAGACCCCTGCAAGGATGATAAAACCCAGGACCACCACCTCAAAGGTGCGTCCTTTCCAGAGTGCTGTCCCGGCTGATGTTGCCTGGGGGACGGTTGCTGACCATGAAGGCATATCTCCCGCCAGCGCAGCAATGAAGACCAGAAGAAACAGGATACTCAGGATCGCGGCAAAGAAG encodes:
- a CDS encoding NADH-quinone oxidoreductase subunit K → MILTAPPFLIIVAGALFATGLAGLIARNHLIKMVIGLEFLGKAVSLLFILSGYLSNDVGVSQAVVFTLIAIEAVIAGVALALVILVKRVSKTFDCAALARILKGCEP